The genome window TCAACGTAgttttttcatgttctccttatATTTTGTTCTGcgtaaaaataattacaataaataaataaatgatctagggacagctggtagtgtagtggttagaacttctgcctttggacccaaactttgcaggtttgaatctcacctccggctgtagtacccttgagcaaggtacttaccctaaaattcctccagtgaaaattaaccagctgtataaatgggtaaataatggtaaccttaacattgtaagttgctttggagaaaggcgatgaataaatgtaaaatggatcACTTGGAATTTATACAGTTTCCAGATGTCTAAGATGAAGAATACTTGTCAGAAAGACCAATTCCAAGGCATCAGCCTGTTCAGTGATACACACCTATGATGTGTGAATTTAATGCTCAATTATTAGCGCAGTTTTGCCAGCTACAGCAAACTCAAAAGCAACAGAAATAGGGTTTTCGTTTTACTTATTCTGGATACCTGTTTTAATACCTATAAAGATTGAATTGcactgtgtttgtatgttcatTATTGTTGATtatgtagtattattattgttgttgttgttgttgttattattattattattattattattattattattattattattattatacattataccATTGTCCAACATACCTTACATGTATATGTGCTGCAGGGTGGCAATCATGTAATAACAAGATATGTGGCAGCAAAACTACAGATCATCTGTGACTAAAAGCATGGAATAATCTGCAAAAAACATCAAGTATGTCCCTGAGAGACCTGAAATGCAAtagtttatatattttattcataggGTCTTAACTGCAGTGTAGTGATTCAGATGGTGAGCAATGTGAAGGCTCTTCATAATGAAACTGAGCTGCTACTGGCTGGGAAGATGTCTTTGGTGAGTTCCACATACAGGCGACATactgtgcatgtgtgcacacatacacaccagtCATTAGATGCAAAACAtgcaatgtttgtgtgtgcagtatTGCATGTATTTATGAAATCTTTAACCAAATAAGCGTGTGTTTAGttgattgtgtgtttgtttttatgtgcaGCTAACATGCATGGATGCATCAGACTCTTGTCTTTGTAAATTTGTGTGTGGAGCTTTTTGAGAAAATTTGTTTGACCACACtgggtagtgtgtgtgtttgtggtctggttttttttttttactgatataTTTTGTtgattatgtgtgtgtttctgcagctcatatatgtgtgtgtgtgcatgttttttgcATCATTCACTGTATGTATGTCTTCAGCAACTGGACCCTCCCCAGAAGGAACAGCTCAGCAGTGCCCTGGCCAGTGTGGCCCAGCAGCTCCGCAGACTGGCAGACATACTATGGCTTTGCCAGCACATCGAGCCAACAGATGATGAGGTACCTAGGTCGCCTAGCATCTGCGTCCACACGCTCCACCCGACTGTCATGGTACACGTTTCCCAAGTGTTTATTTCCACACCCCATACCCACCTCTCACTCAGGCTCCTGTGTTAGCTCTCCTTTTGCACTGTGTACAGGTACACCTGATGGACTTGTCCAAGCGCAGCCGAAGTGCCAAGTTCCGTCTCGTCCCCAAGTTcaagaaggagaagaacaaCAAGAACAAGGAGACGAGCAGCACTCTTGCTCTGCCAGGTATTCCTCTTCCTGTCCTGGTGCCACTGCTGCTGTGGCCCTGGGCAAGGCCAATCTGGAACCGCTGTGGTCTCTGGGTGGCTGGTTGCTGAGCTCCAGAGTGTTGCCACACTGCAGCCTTGCGCACGTCAGGCAGCCCCTCATCATCCATGGGTTCTGCCTACAAAAAACGGGGTTTGCAGTCGGCATCTAGCCCCGCAGTTTAGCATGCTCTGCGCGGTGGCATTGTACTGCAAACTGTGGCCGCTCTGGCAGCTGTGCATGCGGTGGTTGGGTTCTGAAGCAGTTCCTTCCTGCAGTACATCAGTGGGGTACGGAGGAGGTTGCAGCCTGGCTCGAGCTCATCAGTCTCCCAGAGTACAAGGAGATCTTCATCCGCCACGACATCCGTGGAGCAGAGCTGCTGCACCTAGAGAGGCATGACCTCAAGGTATTGCTCACACCTGCTGCTTCTCACTTGAGCCTGAAGCATTTTTCTCCTGTGGGGTTTTCTCTGAAGCTCTTACATGATCTTGGCTTTACCAGGTTTTATGTGCTGGGATGTGTCCTGATTTTTCTGTgattatttgtgtctttttgttttaGTGCATGAAGTGGCAGCATTGGTTGGGCTGTATGTCTTTAAGAAGGTccacatttatataaaaaaaaaaaaaagaaatgtatatttgctTTTGGAATTACGGAGTAACCAGTTACTTTTGTGCCCATTTTTGTGTACGTTAATTTTAGGGCTTAGAGGCACAAGTGTGTTTGTCTTACAGGACCTGGGAGTGACCAAAGTGGGCCACATGAAACGGATCTTGCAGGGAATCCGAGAATTGAGCCGCACCAGCAGCGCCAGCGAGGTCTAAGTTTTCTTTTCTCGCCCTGTGTGTGTAGCAGTGTGGTTTGAGCCTGAGAGGGACCGGACCCCTGCGCATATCCCCGATCAGAACTCTAAATGGGATGTGAGCCAACTAATCATATCAGTGTGCCTTTGTTGCCCAGAGTCGCAGCACTCTCACATAGAGCAGCCCTTTACCAAAATATCAGCTCCACAGGGGAGGGCAGCTTGGATCAGAGTCGCCTTCAAATGCAAGGAGATGTTGAATCAAGCCAACAATCTCTATATGAAGGGACTGCTTGGATCATCCCAGCCTCACTACACTGGGGAAGTGAATTCCTGGAGGATCAGCCTACATATAGAGATAGCATGAGGAAAAAACCAACATGAGCAGGCAGCAGATAACTGAATATGCGAACATCAGCAGACGGAGCAAAGTGCCGAAACCATTAAACTCTGCCTTGCATTCATTATTTCATACCAGCATTCGAAAGCTGTGCCCTAGGATCCGCTCACTCTGGCCTTTGATGTCCTATCGCTAACGAAAGGACAAGCAAAGGCGCAAGTGGTTGGAACCTGCTGTCAGGGTTCAGCCACTTCTGTACATCTGTGGTCAGCTGTCACGATGTCTCCTGTGCCGTCTGTTCACTGCACACTCCAGGTGTTCCACAGTGAGTTGGAGGCATTCAGCACAAAGGAAGGATCACTTCGGAATGTCTTATTTGACTGCGTTCAGTTAGATCTTTTTGTTCACATACCAGTGAAAGTTTACGTACATGTGGTGTATTGCAGGGTGGGAAGACGGATGCGGCTCAGAAGAGCTGCGTTCATCCCCCTCTAAGTGCTCATGATTGCTGTCAACCCTCCCCACTTGTCAGTCTGTGTTTTTCGTAGCAAAAGTGCCGTTATATTTGAGGCCCTCTGTTCTTATCCAGGGTGCTCCAATTTGTCTACCTGTTCTCTATTTATTGATAATTTATATGAGAGAATAATTTTGTGAATTGTgctctgttcttttctttgtgtACAGGGCCCCTGTTGAGGGCTGTAAATACATTGTTCTTGTACAGAGAACCAGCATCTTCCAGTAATAAACTGTGTCTCCAGAATGattctgtttttgtgtctttgtgcaaTGCTTTACTGTCAATATGTTTAAGGGTTTCGGGTGCATGGAgaggttatttacatttactcatttagcagatgcttttcttcaaagtgatgtacgcctcatagaaaatacaaatgtgtgcattacattagcagaaagacactgagatgcagatgcatgattccaaagtacagttactttccaccatatgaactaatgtacatcacatgagtagctgcataaaactatcgatgattcctgatcaccttccttctttttttttcttttttttatattaacgtttatattacagcagtagctgtgtgaaggtttattcattgtttaacaggtatgatctcaaagttatagtgcatgaactcGAGATCATGGGTGatgtgagtctggaagagatgagtttgaagaccctttttaaatatagacagagattcagcagttatgagtgagAGGGTGAGGTCATTCCAActcattggagccagaaccgagaaccttcatgcttttggaccttttgtgcgtgggaccaccaagcgggtagaggtggaggagcgcaaCAGTCTGATTGGGGTACagtggatgatcaggtcttgcagATATCTGGaagcagttccatttatgcttttgtagaccataaccagaatcttgaatttgatccagacagctataggaagccaatgcagagatgAGAAGAAGAggtacatgggaatgcttcagcaagtcaaacgcACCTCGGGCAACaccgttctgtatcagctgttcaagttcaagtaGCTGTTGAGGTTCagtggcagtagctggaaggccacacagaagagagttgcagtagtccaggcggaATGTCTcactctccgaatctgaaatctctgatcTCCTGATATTGCACAGAGCCGCCACTTGcttgcttgatccgatcccatcatcacttctacagaacatttccccacaaccctccaccttcatctctaagaccATAAACTCTTCGCTCtgctctggctgtttcccagcggccttcaaaaccgctctaattttacctctgttaaaaaaatcctccctggatcccaatctggttgaaaattgcagaccggtctctctcctctccttcctgtctaaaaccctagaacgggcagcctgtgatcaactgtctgacttcctcacccggaaccatctcctcgatggttatcagtctggtttcaaagttggtcactccactgagacggcccttctggcggtgtctgatgctctccaagctgctagagctgccttcctctcctcggtcctcatcctcctcaatctgtctgcagcattcaacacagtcaatcaccggattctactctcctccttaatcagcttgggatcaaaggtgcggcactaagatggttttagtcctacctatctgacagatcctatcaagtggtctgacggagctctccttcttctcctctgcctctctcaaccagtgtcccgcagggcCCGGtgttgggtcctcttcttttctcgacctacacctcctccttcagtccggtcatagcctcccatggattcaaataccactgctatgctgatgataaccagctcttcctctcctttccacctggtgcatcagacatctccgcacgcattacTGCCTGCctgactcttagctgaggaggttaGCAAAatcagtgatgatgatgagtcTGATGAAGAGTTcacgacaggaagacaggccagctggtgAAGGATTTCTGTTGTGGAGAGGTTCAGCTGCAAGTGGTGATCAGatatccaggcagagatgtccaacaggcaggcagtgatgtgtgtggaaatgagaggaagagctgggtatcaatagtgtagcagtggtagttgaatccatgggagatgatgacagggctgagggatgagatgtagactgagaagagtaggggTCCCAGGACTAAGCCCTGTGgtacaccagttgagagaggttGAGTAGATGAACAGAAACCCTGCCACATAATTTGGTAGGATCTATTGGTAGGTAGCACTGAAACCATTTTGCttctgttcctttgatgccaagctccccaagagaggagagtagaatccggtccTTGACaatgttgaatgctgcagagaAGTCTAAGAGGATGGGGACCGAGgagagagcatcagacaccccAGGACCGCTGCCTCAGTGGAATgtacaggtttaaatccagaCTGACATATGTTGAGGAAATGTTTCTGGGTGAGAagttcagatagttgatcacaggctgcctgttccagagttttcaacaggaaggagaagagggaaactggcctgtagttttggactgagtcaggatccagaaaaggtttctttaccagaggtgaaatgagggcagttttgaaagcagatgggaagcagccagaggggagtgaggagttgatgatcttggagctTAAGGTAGAGAGTTGCAGAGAGGTGGTCTGTAGGAGTGTGGATGGGATCGGATctagtgagcaggtggtggctctatgTGATATCAAGAGGTTGGAGATTTCGGTTTCTAACAGGGGCTTGAATTCGGAGAGCGTGACTTTGTACGGAGGTCCAGCGTGATTAGGGCAGGCAGATGTtgagaacttgtctgtgattgtgttactttgtttctgaagaacgaagcaaagtcatcagcagtgacaaAAGATGAAGAAGGAGGCTGCAGAGGACAGaatagggatgagaaggtggcaaagagtctgtgtggtttttttggctgggttgttttagctgaggagacagcagagtgataAGTAGCCATGAGTtttttgtagacatccaggtccgtgaaagtcttggattttcgccattGTCTCTGCAGTCTGGAGTTTGGTCCAGGTAGTGTATCAGTCAGCCAAGGGGTGGAACTAAGGCATGCTGCTCTGGAAGAtaggggacagagagagtgaagagaggaagataaggcagagagaaaaatgttagtagcattgtctgttgatagatctgagaattctCCAGCAAGAGAGATTTTACGTTACGGCGAAAGGTTACAATGGatgcagaagcaggagagggattagtAGTGAGGCAGGgatgaaaggaaaggaagaagtGATTGGAGACATGTagcggagtaacagagagtACAGAACAACCACAGTTTtgggagaagacaaggtcaaggtgaTTGCTGGCTTTGTGAATAGCAGTGAACTAGGACAGGGAGAGGTCGAAGGACTTTAGAAACGACGGAAGGCCGCTTGcctgaatgtcatcgacatgcaagttgaagtcacccaggaaaATCAACAGAGAGTTGTCctctgggagagagctcaacaagatgtcaaggtcatccaagaagcagctgagagggccaggagagtgataaagaacaaccacaacaagagtgattgggacAGTGATAGATACAGCATGCCGTTCAGAGGAGGACAGATCAagcaggtgaagaggaagaacagaatattcccaccggggaaagatgagcaggcctgtgcctccacatctgccaaatgaggggtgtgagagaaggagtagttagtgaaGAGAGCTGCAGGTATGGCTATGTTGCCTTGGGtgaggtttcagttagggccaagAGGTagagtgagagatgggaggcataggctggtatgaagtcagcctttctcacagcagactggcagttccagagtcccatggagaaattcaagcaggatggagggtttgacagatgaggatCATCCAGGTTTACTGTATAGCAGGAGCATTTGAGTCTCTGGTGATAGTGTCGCACAGTttgtagacaactttgatgttcgacatgttggacgcatgaTCCGTCGCGGAACACGATGATGACGACAGAACTCACGTAGTGGCGGAAGCCTCCCTCGGTGAactcccgcaggtagactcccttgcctttgcaccccgagtctcgGCACCTTGGGGCTGCCGCTATGCATCAGCTGCTATGGTTAGAATCAGGCTAATTCACATCAGGTCACATCAAAACTACTCCGAGAATagtaaccaaaacaaacagaacaaagaggGTGGCACGATTAATCGACGTGCCCATCTGTCCGTACAACTACGCAATAAGAATGCATGTCGGGATATAGCggttgaaaaacaaataaacttaccGGAATCATGGTTAACTGCAGCGGTGATCCTCCAACatgaatataatgcacaatcatttacattattaatttagttgatgcttctCCAAAATTACTTACAAATATCTCAGTTACAagtttacaattacttacccatttatacagctggttcattttactggaacaacttagggtaagtaccagtgcagttggaggtggggatcaaacctgcaaccttcaggtccaaaagcagcaactttaaccactacgttacTAGCTGTCCTCTAATAAATGGTATGAGACATATTTCAGAGTCACTAAGAAGCTGCCAACCGACAAATATAATTTGGGTATGGGGCATGTTGagaatgggggtgtggtggcacagtgggtttggcctgtgcctgctttctggtgggtctggggttaaagtcctGACTGGGGTGCCCCGcagtggattggcatcccatcctgggtgtgcctaCCCaccccagccttgtgtcctgctttgccaggttaggcttcaaCTTGCCTCagggcaagtggcttcagtcagtgtgtgtatgtgttgagAATGTGGTTTCTCATTACAATCTCATAATGGATTTTGGCAAAAACGTAGATATTCTCCACTTACAGAGTTTGTGAGTATGACTTATTGGGAACTATTTGTGCTACATGTGTCAGACTGAAGGTGCCACGAGAAAGTGAGAAGAACACATCGATGGTGCAAATTGAACaagtaaaaaatgtgtaaacatGAATATAAATTTTCATGACAGTATTTTTCTGCGCTCAGAGCTAAATGACACGTAGCGGGGTGGTCAGGGGCTGCCTGAGCAACTTCTTGtgtcaatatttaaaatgtggttGAAGGTCAGCTTTAGAACACATGACAAATCCTCCATTAGTCCTGATATCAGCACATACTGGTAAGTTGCACTTGATTTACGATTAACAGTCATCATTTTACAGAACCAAGGGGACTGTCGAGTTCCATAATGGATTTTAGTATTGACACCAGCAATATTCAGTTGGGTGAATGGGGATCTGTGACTTTTTGGTCATCTGTAAGTATAAACTCAGTTCAGGTAACTTCAAAGGGACATGTGAAGAGGTTAGCGTTCAGGAAGAAACAGTTTGGcgattaaataaattcttttccCTGTAagcagtgatgtatggatgattgaccagttgtaagtagtgtatctagcagtgtaagtcaccttggtgaataaggtgcatgggctgataacactacatagagctcgttggaaattgctttggagaaaagtgtctgctaaataaatcaatataaatacataaataagtaGCCACGTTTCAATCTGACACAACAATGTAGCAGAACATGTACCGAGAACAGTGTTCCCTATgactgacatacacacacacactacttccACTTCTTTAGCTGCTTCTTTCCTTCATTCCCTCCACAGAAAAGATTTGCAGGATGTCCTCTTTTGGGTGTCAGCTCTTCGGTGTCGTCTTGCCACTCTCGCTCACGGTGACATGGACTTCTGCAAGTGAGTGAGTTACTCCCTACAGGTGTCTTGACATTCATATGAGTGTATCTCAGAACAGGTCCCTTGGCTGCTCTCTGCTCAGTGCGTGTTTGTGAAGGGCCAAGTGCTCTGTGAACAGGACAATGCTGCTGTTTCCAGCATTACTTTTCTTTCCTTGTGCATGGGCTGTGGTCACtgcaatatttttctgtgttttcatgtgaCACTGTTGGATGCCTCttcattaatgtgtgtgtgtggcattcaGTGTTTCTACAACAGAGAGATGCAGTCCAGGTTCTGAGGGCCCGTCAGCCAAGAGCCAACTTCTTCCTGGAGGAGATGTTGCCAGGCAACCTGGAGCGGGAGTGCTACGAGGAGACCTGCTCCCAGGAGGAAGCCTCTGAGATCTTTCAAACCAAGGAGAAGACGGTACCTCTCTAGCTAACTGTCGTTCTGTCCACTCTGCAACGCTCCTTCCTTCTTACGACACTGAACTTCAgagtttctctttcatttcagtCCAGCTTATTTTCTATGTAACCCTTCAGTCCTTCAGCAAAACCGTGCACAAGTTTTTGATGTGTCAGTGGGACTCGCAGTTACTGCCACACATTTTGATCACTTTTTAGATCACAGTAAGTGtcagttttgattttggaaAAATAAGGACAAAGTAAGAATTTCTTTgctgcatgttttattcattgaccttttcttttctcctagATGGAATTTTGGTACCGATACAAAAGTAAGTATGAGTGGAAAATAGTGACGTATTACCCGGGATCAGTgttatgtacaaaaaaaaaaatctgtcatgtACAAGTGCAATGATTCTTGTAAAGCAGATACGGCCATGAggtgaaacaaaatgaatacCTGTTTATAGGAACAGTACAGTGAGAGAGTCAAATGATACCAATAATGTATATACATTGAATTATATCaaatgtatatacaatatactgtatacaaatgATACCAATAATGCATGTACAATACCATGATCTAATACCAGTGAAAACTCCAGGGAATGCAAAaacacaggggcagctggtagcacggTGGTTAGAGCCTTTGCATCCAGAGGCTGCTggtttaaatcctacctccttgagcaaggcacttactctaactgctccagtaaaaatcacccagctgtacaaatgggtaaatatctgtaggtagcttaacattgtcagttgctttgaagaaaagcatcaaataagtgtaaataatggTCATTAACATAACTTCTACTGCATTGTACAGATGTTCATTGAAATTTCTGTGCAATTCAGATCTGAACTTATGTGAAAGGAACCCGTGCCTGAATGGAGGGATGTGTTCTGTTGACCGCAGTGACTTTGTGTGCCTCTGCCCTCCGCGCTACATGGGAAAGATGTGTGAGATAGGTAAGGAGTGCCTGGATGCCAGCATCACACTGACCTGACACATGAGCTACGCAAGAACCACTTTACTCTACTGGCTTTATACACAGTgccctgtgtctgtttttcagagGTTTTCGAATGCCAGTACAGAAATGGGGGCTGTCTGCAGTACTGCACCAACAAAGACCGCACAGTCCGTGTGGAGTGCAGCTGTGCAAAAGGGTACCGTCTGCAGGAGGAcgacaggagctgtgaagcagcaggtaGATAAAAGCTGCTGAATCACATTTTCATGCTGACTTTCTTTCCTCATACTTCATTTGATACAAGTCAAACGGAACTGGTGAGATGGGCAAACCTGTTCATGACTTTGTCACTGTCCTAGTGCCATATCCCTGCGGGAGAAAATGGCAGGGAATTAGTACCTATCGGTCAGTTCTGGACGATCTCCTGCCGTTGAATGAGAGCAAACTCCATCTGCCGGACATCTCTGCTGACCCAAAAACGCtctcctcccacaccccaagtAACCATACCAGTGGTGGAGGTAACTCcactgaagacatgctgttcgagACCCTAGATGAAGATAATGTGGACACCCGCATTTTGGGAGGCCAACTGGAGAAACAGGGTGGAAGTCCATGGCAGGTAAGGCACatatttctgttacatttattcgtttaccaggcatttttctccaaaatgatgtacaatgGTTATTGCTAGCACCTAGCTCACACTGAACTTCCTACTGTCATtcacctgtttacacagcaagCAATATATCACACTCTTATTGCGATAAATTAAGAGTTACTGTTTGTCTGAAATTCgaacacctgaaggaaaccctcgcagggagaacatgaaaagtCCAAACAGAACCAGATTTGAACGTATGTGCAAGTGTACAACCCAGTTGCTGtaaagcaccagcactacctatTGTGCTGTCCACACATCAATACTGATGAATGAAACAGTACAGTAAtggaaaagtatttttattgtttcagatTTGATGTATAAGTTTTCCTGCCCTCTGCAGGTTCTCATTCACAGAGAAAATGGCTATGGGTTCTGTGGTGGAGCTCTGATCTCATCACGTTGGATTGTTAGTGCAGCCCATTGCTTTGACGACACCCCTCATCACGTGACCATTGGTGAGATGCATGGACCTGATGCTGGGCCTCATATCTGAACGCTATTTTAAAGGATATATTTTCTCACACCTTTTGCTTCACAAAGCAAAATGTATCTCTGAAGTGTATACCATCACATATACTCACTGGTCACTTCGTAAGGTACCCCTGGCTGTTTACACATACAGTTCAGTGAGTCAAATGGTTGTAACTCAGAATATAAAGCATGCAGACAGAGTCAACAGATCCAGTTACTGTTTGAATGAATGTTAGAATGAGTGAACATGTGGTCTGTGACTTTGAACATGCCAGGATGGTTGTAGGGAATGGTATGATGGACAAATAAAACTGTAGTGAGTGGAAGTCCTGTGGgtggaaaaaaatctcactgAGGAGAGTTTAGAGAATGGCAGGACTCATGTGTTGGAAACTAATACACCACGTGTAAGCAGGTAAAGGCTCAGTACTGCTAAGGTATA of Scleropages formosus chromosome 10, fSclFor1.1, whole genome shotgun sequence contains these proteins:
- the LOC108922151 gene encoding coagulation factor X isoform X1 codes for the protein MTNPPLVLISAHTEKICRMSSFGCQLFGVVLPLSLTVTWTSAMFLQQRDAVQVLRARQPRANFFLEEMLPGNLERECYEETCSQEEASEIFQTKEKTMEFWYRYKNLNLCERNPCLNGGMCSVDRSDFVCLCPPRYMGKMCEIEVFECQYRNGGCLQYCTNKDRTVRVECSCAKGYRLQEDDRSCEAAVPYPCGRKWQGISTYRSVLDDLLPLNESKLHLPDISADPKTLSSHTPSNHTSGGGNSTEDMLFETLDEDNVDTRILGGQLEKQGGSPWQVLIHRENGYGFCGGALISSRWIVSAAHCFDDTPHHVTIGDLDKMLPDRGEQTIRVELLVKHPHFHEYTYDSDIALLYLAQPVQLGPYATPICLPNAHLAQMLLRDSRMGTVTGWGVTKYLGTSSRFLRKVDLPAVDQKKCIQSTDKVITDNMFCAGYLEEQMDACSGDSGGPFVSYYRDTWYLTGVVSWGEGCGTKGKYGVYTRLENFLSWIEETVLGHEENITHV
- the LOC108922151 gene encoding coagulation factor X isoform X2; amino-acid sequence: MTNPPLVLISAHTEKICRMSSFGCQLFGVVLPLSLTVTWTSAMFLQQRDAVQVLRARQPRANFFLEEMLPGNLERECYEETCSQEEASEIFQTKEKTMEFWYRYKNLNLCERNPCLNGGMCSVDRSDFVCLCPPRYMGKMCEIEVFECQYRNGGCLQYCTNKDRTVRVECSCAKGYRLQEDDRSCEAAVPYPCGRKWQGISTYRSVLDDLLPLNESKLHLPDISADPKTLSSHTPSNHTSGGGNSTEDMLFETLDEDNVDTRILGGQLEKQGGSPWQVLIHRENGYGFCGGALISSRWIVSAAHCFDDTPHHVTIGDLDKMLPDRGEQTIRVELLVKHPHFHEYTYDSDIALLYLAQPVQLGPYATPICLPNAHLAQMLLRDSRMGTVTGWGVTKYLGYLEEQMDACSGDSGGPFVSYYRDTWYLTGVVSWGEGCGTKGKYGVYTRLENFLSWIEETVLGHEENITHV